The Microbulbifer sp. YPW1 genome contains the following window.
CGGATCAGGTCGCCGAAAGCGGTGGCGCCGATGTGGATGTCCTCGGTGTGGCGACGTCAGGCGGACTCTGCTGTGTGCACGTTCTGTTTATCCGGCAGGGGCGCATTCTCGGGAGTCGTAGTTACTATCCCAGTGAAAAGCTGGGTCTGGACGATGCAGCACTGCTGTCCGCTTTCATCCCTCAGTTTTACCTGGGCAACAATCGCGAGCTGCCACGCCAGATACTCGTGTCTGAGCCGCTCGAAGACATTGAGGCGTTACAGCAGGCGCTTACCGAGCAGGCCGGCAAGGATATCCAGGTAGTCAATCGTCTGCGGGGGAATCGCGCCACCTGGGTCGAGATGGCCCAGCAGGCCGCGCGCCAGAACCTGCAGAGTCGTACCGCTTCCCAGCAGAAACTGCAGGATCGCTTTGAAAATCTTCAGGAGGTGCTTCGTCTGGGAGATTTGCCTGAGAGGCTGGAGTGTTTTGATATCAGCCATTCCAGTGGTGAAGCCACCGTTGCCTCCTGCGTGGTTTTTGATACCGGCGGGCCGGTGAAATCGGATTATCGCCGTTTCAATATCGAAGGGATTACCGCGGGTGATGACTACGCGGCTATGGGGCAGGCGCTCAAGCGCCGTTACACCCGCTTGTCCAATGGTGAGGGCCGCTTCCCCAATATTCTCCTGATTGATGGGGGCAAGGGGCAGGTGACACAGGCGGTGGATACGCTAAACGAGCTGGGTATCACCGGAGTGCAGATCATCGGCGTTGCCAAAGGCACTACCCGTAAAGCGGGGTTCGAGACCCTGCACATTGTGGCGGAGGGGCGCGAACTGGTGCTGGAATCCGATTCGCCAGCACTGCACCTGATTCAGCAAGTTCGGGATGAGGCGCATCGATTCGCCATTACCGGTCATCGCCAGCGGCGCGATAAAAAGCGTCGCGAGTCGCCACTGGAGGGCATTCCGGGTGTCGGTCCCGCGAGGCGGCGAGCGCTGTTACATCACTTTGGCGGTTTGCAGGAGATCCTGCGAGCCTCGGTCAACGAACTGTCCAGCGTCGAGGGGGTGAGCCGCAAACTCGCTCAGGATATATACTCGACCCTGCACAATGAATAGCCAGTGGCAAAGGAATCGTCCGCTGGCGTTTATTTTTGTATTCCAGATTGCTAAGTTACGCACTGCCGACGATGTGTGTTCAGCGACTGAAGAAGGACCAGCATGACTCTCGCTAACCAATTGACCCTGTTGCGCGTTGCGCTGATTCCTGTATTTGTGCTGGTATTTTACCTTCCCTACAAGTGGAGCTATATCGCCTCAGCCCTTATTTTCTCTATTGCAGCCGCCACCGACTGGCTGGATGGCTATATTGCCCGCAAGCTCGATCAGAGTACGCCATTCGGCGCCTTCCTGGATCCCGTAGCGGACAAGCTGATGGTGGCAACGGCGCTTGTGCTGCTGGTTGACCTGCACGATTACCGCCTGTTTACGATTGCTGCGGCGATTATTATCGGTCGTGAGATTGCGGTATCTGCGCTGCGAGAGTGGATGGCAGAACTGGGCTTGCGCAGCAGCGTGGCGGTCAGCTATATCGGCAAGATCAAAACTACCGCCCAGATGGCGGCGATCATTGTATTGCTGGCGTTCGACGTCCAGGAGTTTCCAGTAATGGAGACGATTGGCTATATCCTGTTGTATGTGGCGGCGGCACTGACACTCTGGACCATGGTCATTTATCTTCGCGCCGCCTGGCCGGCGCTGACTGCTGACCCCGCCGAGGAGTCCGGTGACTGATCAATAAGCAGCGTCACCCGCACAGATCCAACACTGGTCGACACCGGTCGCCGGCCGAATAAAAAAGCCCCCAGTAGGGGGCTTTGTTCGTTTTGCTGCAAGGAAACTTGCGCTTCGTCCCTATTTGGGAGATTGAACCAGGCCCGCTCCAAACACGTCGTCGTTGCCTGGTTTGCCAAGATCCAGAGATCCCTGTGCTAAGGCCGCCTCCACCTGGGCGGGATGCATGTCACCACCATTCGCACCGATGATCAGCGCCGCAACACCCGCCGCGTGTGGCGATGCCATGCTGGTACCGACAGACCAGTACCAGCCTCCGTTACCGGTGCTGAACACAAAGTCGAATACACCGCACAGGTTGGTGATCGGGCCAACGGTGCATACATCATTGTTACTCAGGTAGTAGGTGTAGTCGCCGCCCGGTGCCGCAAAGTCGATCAGGGACTGCCCATAGTTGGAGTAGATCGCGAGGTAGTCGAGGTTACCGTTACCTGCAGCCCAGCCCTGTGGGCCTGTCGCTGAAATGGAAATGGTATGGGGTGAGTCCGCCGGCAGGGTGAGGTTATTGCCATCTTTATCACCATCGACCGAATCGTTGCCGGCAGAAGTGATGATGGTTGCCCCCGCCTGATAGGCGTAGTTGGTCGCCCGGGACATCATAGTGCGCAGTGCCGCCGCGCCGGGCTCGCTCGCGGGGAAGGCGGCCCCAAGGCTCATGTTGATGACATCGGCATCCTGGTTGGCCGCGTGCACAATGGCTGCAGCCACAGCACCAAATGAGCCTGAGCCTTCGTCGCCAAGTGCTTTCAGCAAGATCAGGGTAGCATCCGGAGCCACACCGATTGTGCCAAAGCCGTTATTGGCCGCCGCAACTGTACCGGCAACATGGGTGCCGTGGCTGAACGTGTCCGGCAGGGTGTATGCCAGCCCTTCACCGGTAAAATCCATACTGGCGTTGTAGTCGATGTTGGGTGCCAGATCCGGATGATCCAGGTCATAGCCACCGTCGATAATGGCTACGCGCACTCCGGAACCGGTATTTCCCGCATTCCAGGCTTTCACTGCGTTTACGGCTGCATGCCCCCACTGGAGGTCGAAGTAGAAATCGTCGTCGCCACTCACTGGTGGGTTCGCTGCCGCATCGAGCGTTATGCCCTCAGCGACAACGGGGTCGAAGAACTGGAAAGAGGCGTTAACGCCTGCGTGTTTGACTCCGGAAAGGGTGTTGACGGTCTTGCCGAACGCGCTATTGCCCTCGACCAGCAATACGCCGATTTCGGGCACGGTGTGGGTAATTTTCCCCCCTGCAGCAGCAATATCATCCAGTGTGTTCTGGTGAATTTTATTGCCATGTACCACCAGTACCCAGGACTCGGCGATGGCGCCGGCAGAAAAACAGAATACTGCGGCGCTGACCGCGACGAAGTTACGAATACAGCGTAGAAGCATGAATTGCCCCCTTGGTTTTAAATGCCAATTTCCCTACGGCTAATCTGGGAAGCGAAAGCCACTCGACCGCGCAATGAATCCCACGAAGGACTGCGCGTCCGGTTGCTGGTTATTGTGTTCGCCAACCCTGGCGAGGGGACAATATAAACGCCGACTACCTGGGGGAGTAAAGGGGCCGCCAGCAAAAGCAATCTCTACTGCCGATAGGGGTAATTTCCACGAAATCTGTGCACAGATGGCACATGCTTTATCACTGCGGAGAATAATAACGCGGGGAAATTGGAATCGTGTTTGGCTGGTGCCATCAGCAAGGGGGAGATTTCCTGCGCTAACAGTAGCGGTGTCTTCCGCGATTTCGCAATGTTGAGGATTTGCACGTCAATCGCGTTCCGGTACGATAGCTCCAATCGAGCTATTATGCGCCAATGGAGTTGTCGTGCTGCGTTCTCAAGCTTCCTCCCGTTTCGGTATTTATTTTGTATTTGCTTTCCTGTTTCTGGGTACTCCGATTTCCCCATCGCTCGCCGTTGCGGATGAAAAGTATCGTCGCGGTGAATGGTTGCCCCGATGGTCCGATGCCGATGGTGACTGCCAGGATACCCGCCATGAACTACTGATCCGCTACTCCCTGGCCCCGATTGCCTACACCGGTGCCGGCAACTGTAAAGTCGCCACGGGCCTGTGGATGGACCCTTATACGGGCAGTTTTTTTGAGCTGGCTTCAGACCTGGATGTGGAGCATATCGTACCGCTGAAGTGGGCCCACGAACGCGGTGGCGCGCACTGGCCTCGCGAGAAAAAGCGCGCATTCGCGGAAGACCCGGACAACCTCTGGCTGGTGGACGATGGCCGCAACCAGAGCAAGGGGCACCGTGGGCCAGACCAGTGGATGCCCCCATACGGCCCGGTGCGCCGTCACTATATCCAGCGCTTCTTGGCGGTGGTGGAGAAATACGGTCTGGAGTCCACCGAGGAAGAGGGGCGGATTTTTCTCGCTCTGCTCGAAAACCGTCACGGTTGATGGTCTTGTGTCGGGGCTTACTGGATCAGTAGGGAAGGGCGGCCAGGATTTCTCCAAAGCGCGATTCTGCGGGGTAGGGCGAGGCTGACCAGCCAAGGCGCACGATGACGGCGT
Protein-coding sequences here:
- a CDS encoding S8 family serine peptidase, with the translated sequence MLLRCIRNFVAVSAAVFCFSAGAIAESWVLVVHGNKIHQNTLDDIAAAGGKITHTVPEIGVLLVEGNSAFGKTVNTLSGVKHAGVNASFQFFDPVVAEGITLDAAANPPVSGDDDFYFDLQWGHAAVNAVKAWNAGNTGSGVRVAIIDGGYDLDHPDLAPNIDYNASMDFTGEGLAYTLPDTFSHGTHVAGTVAAANNGFGTIGVAPDATLILLKALGDEGSGSFGAVAAAIVHAANQDADVINMSLGAAFPASEPGAAALRTMMSRATNYAYQAGATIITSAGNDSVDGDKDGNNLTLPADSPHTISISATGPQGWAAGNGNLDYLAIYSNYGQSLIDFAAPGGDYTYYLSNNDVCTVGPITNLCGVFDFVFSTGNGGWYWSVGTSMASPHAAGVAALIIGANGGDMHPAQVEAALAQGSLDLGKPGNDDVFGAGLVQSPK
- a CDS encoding HNH endonuclease family protein, translating into MLRSQASSRFGIYFVFAFLFLGTPISPSLAVADEKYRRGEWLPRWSDADGDCQDTRHELLIRYSLAPIAYTGAGNCKVATGLWMDPYTGSFFELASDLDVEHIVPLKWAHERGGAHWPREKKRAFAEDPDNLWLVDDGRNQSKGHRGPDQWMPPYGPVRRHYIQRFLAVVEKYGLESTEEEGRIFLALLENRHG
- the uvrC gene encoding excinuclease ABC subunit UvrC, with the protein product MFDSKRFLTTVTRKPGVYQMFDAQGKVLYVGKAKNLRNRLGSYFRASGLTAKTMALVEKIADIEVTVTRSETEALVLEQSLIKSQRPPYNVMLKDDKGYPYIFLSSKDTFPRIAFHRGAKRKKGDYFGPFPNASSVRDSLNFLQKTFRIRSCEDSVFANRSRPCLQYQIERCTAPCVDFISPEDYQADVRHAQMFLAGKSDSIIRELAEEMERASVALEFEKAARLRDQIVALRRLQSDQVAESGGADVDVLGVATSGGLCCVHVLFIRQGRILGSRSYYPSEKLGLDDAALLSAFIPQFYLGNNRELPRQILVSEPLEDIEALQQALTEQAGKDIQVVNRLRGNRATWVEMAQQAARQNLQSRTASQQKLQDRFENLQEVLRLGDLPERLECFDISHSSGEATVASCVVFDTGGPVKSDYRRFNIEGITAGDDYAAMGQALKRRYTRLSNGEGRFPNILLIDGGKGQVTQAVDTLNELGITGVQIIGVAKGTTRKAGFETLHIVAEGRELVLESDSPALHLIQQVRDEAHRFAITGHRQRRDKKRRESPLEGIPGVGPARRRALLHHFGGLQEILRASVNELSSVEGVSRKLAQDIYSTLHNE
- the pgsA gene encoding CDP-diacylglycerol--glycerol-3-phosphate 3-phosphatidyltransferase: MTLANQLTLLRVALIPVFVLVFYLPYKWSYIASALIFSIAAATDWLDGYIARKLDQSTPFGAFLDPVADKLMVATALVLLVDLHDYRLFTIAAAIIIGREIAVSALREWMAELGLRSSVAVSYIGKIKTTAQMAAIIVLLAFDVQEFPVMETIGYILLYVAAALTLWTMVIYLRAAWPALTADPAEESGD